One Lentibacillus cibarius DNA window includes the following coding sequences:
- the istB gene encoding IS21-like element helper ATPase IstB — protein MTSTGHLEQQLRTLRLSETAQQLPEMITEAEKQDASYQEFLARLLNYEQKRREEKRIERNMKWAAFPFHKTLEEFDVHEQTALSQKQLNQLKELTWLDQLYNLILLGPPGVGKTFLGVALGIEAIYRGYQVSFLPMGELVHILKTADVIRKSQTRKKRILKSDLVIIDDLMYMAMNQQEANLFFQLINELYDQSTIIFTSNKGPKDWGDLLGDPATTTAILDRILHRAEVIQMDGESYRMKYRKSIFGEENEQDKSVQN, from the coding sequence ATGACATCAACAGGCCATCTTGAACAGCAATTGCGCACATTACGGCTTTCAGAAACGGCACAACAACTCCCTGAAATGATTACGGAGGCGGAGAAACAAGACGCCTCCTACCAGGAGTTTCTTGCCCGTTTATTGAATTACGAACAAAAACGCCGAGAGGAGAAACGGATTGAGCGCAACATGAAATGGGCGGCATTTCCTTTTCACAAAACGTTGGAGGAATTCGATGTTCATGAACAAACAGCGTTGAGTCAAAAACAGCTGAATCAACTAAAAGAACTAACGTGGCTGGACCAACTATATAATTTAATTCTGTTGGGGCCACCCGGCGTAGGGAAAACCTTTCTGGGTGTTGCGCTGGGGATTGAGGCCATTTATCGGGGTTACCAGGTTTCGTTCCTGCCAATGGGCGAATTGGTTCATATTCTTAAAACAGCAGATGTCATTCGCAAATCGCAAACAAGAAAAAAGCGTATCCTTAAGTCGGATCTCGTTATCATTGATGACTTAATGTATATGGCCATGAATCAACAGGAGGCGAATCTGTTTTTCCAACTGATTAATGAATTATATGATCAATCTACCATCATTTTCACCTCAAATAAGGGGCCGAAAGATTGGGGAGACCTTCTTGGGGATCCGGCCACTACCACGGCCATCCTCGATCGTATTTTACATCGCGCGGAGGTAATCCAAATGGATGGGGAAAGTTACCGAATGAAATACAGAAAATCCATTTTTGGCGAAGAAAATGAACAGGATAAAAGTGTTCAAAATTAA